Proteins co-encoded in one Ziziphus jujuba cultivar Dongzao chromosome 9, ASM3175591v1 genomic window:
- the LOC125420158 gene encoding receptor-like protein 12, producing the protein MVLDQMKDVRKSAITQDVKRINSSYTIISSSSRQHPSSLFHPLPIPLASLTNPPFYCNSKENSAPFTILEIGRQAVIVVYGMGSHAIWKQVMLLALTNYSLHGPLRSNSSLFRLLHLRKLNLVNNNFSSCSIPSEFGQLSSNLTSLTLRNAKFARKVPNSIGNLKSLDELAIFSVVSFHLHLATLQKSRNFTSEEMNLLITFSMEASKYHSHMEDIYFRNNSLTGSIPSHTFGNLTFLHILDLSSNSLNGAIPFSLLTLPSFRELRMDDNQFIGLEDLEVLDASNNHLDGTIPQCLENLDGSLRVLNLQRNSFLGNIPQICRDRSTLMTLDLSHNQLYGNIPKSFVKCKNLDILNLGHNQLSDTFPFWLQDLQRLPVLVLSSNKFRGAIWCPRDFFGFMTLKTFDLSHNGFTGNLPLEYFRNWTSMSSKVSKMGFELDALYNEKGTYNDSVKKICKGQEMELVKTLTDFISIDLFNNKLDGEIPSTLWHLRSLVMLNLSSNSFSGLIPSSLGNLKELESLDLSNNKLFGKIPQQLTALTFLAYLNLSHNQLVGQIPQGGQVSTFQDSSFEGNMRLCGLPLSRKCESPHLAASDGVNNNEKSDSIFSFGWKAVVVGYGCGLLIGMVARHVVTSRRPDLISKVFWGNQFATFKTSSYDGNLGLRGYPVAAKCGSYVALKSPPPASQESWFHFAFVWVTFLPGCFSGLVVGIVTGNNVVLEEAILVYGDFAPVGREKDIYKEEDVRV; encoded by the exons CGTATCAATTCCTCTTACACCATTATCTCCTCTTCATCTCGTCAGCATCCTTCGTCTTTGTTTCACCCTCTTCCAATTCCTCTTGCCTCCCTCACCAATCCTCCATTTTACTGCAACTCAAAAGAGAATTCAGCCCCATTTACGATCTTAGAGATTGGAAGGCAGGCAGTGATTGTTGTTTATGGGATGGGGTCTCATGCAATATGGAAACAGGTTATGTTGTTGGCCTTGACTAACTACAGCCTTCATGGTCCTCTGCGTTCGAACAGCAGCCTTTTCAGGTTGCTTCATCTTCGAAAGCTCAACCTTGTAAACAACAACTTCAGTTCATGTTCAATTCCCTCTGAGTTTGGCCAGCTTTCCAG CAACCTCACGTCGTTGACACTTCGCAATGCAAAATTTGCAAGGAAAGTACCAAATTCAATCGGTAACCTCAAATCCTTGGATGAATTG GCAATTTTTTCAGTGGTCAGCTTCCATCTACACTTGGCAACCTTGCAAAAATCCAGGAACTTCACCTCGGAGGAAATGAATTTACTG ATAACTTTTTCCATGGAAGCCTCCAAATATCACTCCCATATGGAAGATATCTATTTCCGTAACAACAGTTTGACAGGTTCAATCCCATCCCATACTTTTGGTAACTTGACCTTCCTTCATATCCTAGATTTGTCAAGCAACTCATTGAATGGAGCCATCCCTTTCTCTTTACTTACGTTGCCTTCTTTTCGAGAGCTACGTATGGATGACAATCAGTTTATAGGCCTTGAG GATCTTGAAGTGCTtgatgcatcaaataaccatCTGGATGGTACTATTCCTCAATGTTTGGAAAACTTGGATGGTTCTCTTAGGGTGCTCAATCTTCAAAGAAACAGCTTCCTTGGGAATATTCCTCAAATCTGCAGAGATAGAAGCACATTAATGACATTGGACTTGAGTCACAACCAACTATATGGAAATATTCCAAAGTCGTTTGTCAAATGCAAAAACTTAGACATTTTAAATCTCGGACACAATCAACTAAGTGATACATTCCCGTTTTGGTTGCAAGATTTGCAGAGGCTTCCAGTTCTAGTATTAAGCTCCAATAAATTTCGTGGCGCAATATGGTGTCCTCGTGATTTTTTTGGCTTTATGACATTGAAAACCTTTGATCTTTCTCATAATGGTTTTACCGGAAACTTACCTTTggaatattttagaaattggaCTTCCATGAGTTCTAAAGTTTCCAAAATGGGATTTGAGTTAGATGCATTATACAATGAAAAAGGGACCTATAATGATTCGGTGAAGAAAATATGTAAGGGACAAGAAATGGAGTTGGTCAAGACTCTAACAGACTTCATATCAATTGATctctttaacaataaattagatGGAGAAATTCCAAGTACGTTATGGCATCTCAGATCTCTAGTTATGCTGAATTTGTCAAGCAACAGTTTTAGTGGACTCATCCCATCATCTTTAGGAAATCTAAAAGAGCTTGAATCATTGGACCTGTCTAATAATAAGCTCTTTGGTAAAATCCCTCAGCAATTGACAGCCCTCACTTTTTTGGCATATTTAAACTTGTCTCACAATCAACTTGTGGGTCAAATACCACAAGGTGGACAGGTTTCTACATTTCAAGATTCTTCTTTTGAGGGTAACATGAGATTGTGTGGTCTTCCATTGTCCAGAAAATGTGAAAGCCCTCACTTGGCAGCTTCTGATGGTGTCAACAATAATGAGAAATCAGattccatatttagttttggatGGAAAGCTGTAGTGGTGGGATATGGATGTGGACTGCTAATTGGAATGGTGGCTAGACATGTGGTCACCTCAAGGAGGCCGGATTTGATTTCCAAAGTTTTTTGG GGGAACCAGTTTGCTACATTTAAAACAAGTTCATATGATGGGAACTTGGGGTTACGTGGTTATCCAGTAGCAGCAAAATGTGGGAGTTATGTGGCCTTAAAATCACCACCACCAGCTTCTCAAGAATCATGGTTTCATTTTGCATTTGTTTGGGTGACATTTTTGCCAGGATGTTTTAGTGGGCTGGTAGTTGGAATTGTTACGGGGAATAATGTTGTACTTGAAGAAGCAATTTTGGTTTATGGAGATTTTGCACCTGTGGGAAGGGAAAAGGATATTTATAAGGAGGAGGACGTGAGGGTTTAG